In Microaerobacter geothermalis, the genomic window GAATCATTAATACAAAGGGCAGATCAATCCCTTTTGACCATCGCCAAACGACATAAGGGCCAACATATTCTGGTGGTTAGTCATGGCGGATTGATTCGTGCTTTTTTACGGGGTTTAGGAACCGAGTGTGATCAGATAGGGAATACCAGTATTACCCAGATTGTCCATGTGGATCAAAAATGGAAGATTTTAAAAGTAAATGACATGGACTATCTATAGATTTACCCGATGTAAGGCGTAAATACAAATAGGATTTGTTAAAGGATGATTGTGATGAAGAAGCTGAAAATCCAAATTTTTCAGCAGTGTATGTTGGAATTTGCAGAGTATTTGGACGATGTGGAAGCCGTTGTCCAATTTATTGGTTCAGACGGAGAAATTCTGGACCAATTTATCCATGGGAATTGCCCTTGGTTTGGAAATCCTCAATTAAATCCGTCAATCTCAAAGACCGAGATTTTACTAGAGGAAAAAGACCAATTTTATGGAACGATAGTTCTTTATATCCGCGAAGAATTGAAACCGCGTTTTTCTGCCTTTTTAGAAGGATTGGCCCGAATGTTTGCCATTTTATACATGGAAAAAAAAGAATTTGAGAGCATGAAGATAGAAGCCAAAAGAAGAGAGATGTTATTTCAGGTCACGCAAAAAATCCATGCTTCAATTGATGTGGATGAGGTTCTTCTTGAGATTATTAATAATATTCGAACGGTTTATCCCCAGTTTGAAGTGGATTTATGGTTATCCCAGGATATTTCCTCTTCCCTTCCGGTAAAAACGTTTACTGTCAACTATGGAGAATCGGATATCACCGGGAGAGCTTATATGGAAGGCCGGGTCATCTGTACCACCGATCCAGAGGAAGATTTTTGTGATCATGGAACGTCATTGGCAGCTCCCCTTCGCGGAAAACAGGGAGTATATGGAATATTATTTATGAACTCTGATGAAACCGTATATTTTGATAAGGAAGAAATTAACTTTCTGGCTCTCCTTGCTGATGTAGCCGGATCGGCCTTCGAGAATGCCCAGCTATATCAGCAATCCCGTCACCTAAACCGGGACCTGCAATTAATTAATAATATGGCCCAAAGGTTGAATCAAAGTTTAAATTTGACAGAATTGCTGCAGTTTATTTCTGATCAGCTTTTGGAAACCTTTCGCGCAGACTACACCTGTGTGATGCTTTTAGACGGCGAGAATCTCCATGTCCGATCCAGTTCTGATCCATCCAGCGTCGGAAAAAATCTTCCAGTCTCATTACAAGTTTTCCAACGAGTCATTAAGCAGAACGACTCCATTATTTTAACTGATGTGTCTAAGGATTACATGGAGGATTTTAAACGGATTGCGGATATCTTAGAATTACATTTTCGATCGCTGCTGGCTGTCCCTATTGTATCGGATGGGAAAAGAATGGGAGCGATTCTGGTTTTAAGCTCCAGGGCAAGCGCCTTTACTTTTGATGATTTTAAATTGCTGCAAACCATTTCCCAACATACGGCACTGGCCTTAACAAATGCCCTTCTTCATACGGAAGTGGAGCGGATGGTGATTACCGATCATCTAACGGGTCTTCACGCAAGAAGTTATCTTGATGAGCAAATTCAATTATCCCTGATGAAGGACCCTGATGGGACTCTAATTATGATTGATATTGATCACTTTAAAAAAGTAAATGACACGTATGGTCATCAAGTTGGAGATCAAGTACTGATCCAGGTGGCAGAAGTGCTTCAAGCCAATATTCGCCAAAGTGATATTGCAGCCAGATGGGGTGGAGAAGAACTGGCGGTTTATCTGCCAAAGGTTCCTTTGGAAGTGGCGACCACGATCGCAGAACGGATTCGCTTAAAGGTAATGGAATCAACGGATCCTCAGGTGACTATTTCAAGCGGGGTGGCTTACTGGTCAAAGGAGGCACCTCCAACGGTTGAAGTACTCGTTAATGTGGCCGATCGAGCGTTATACGAGGCAAAACGGATGGGGCGTAACCGGGTCATTATAGCCAATGAAGCTGCTATTGCCATGGAGACAAATCACACGGAAAAGAAATAATGGAAGCAAGGAGAACAATCCTTAGAGCAGGAAAACGGGGCGATTGCCTCTTTTTCTAAAGGGATAAATGAGTGAACATTCAGTCGGTTTTAGGAGGGAGTAAGTGATGGCAGTGAAAATGACAGAAGTTGCTAAAGGGGTATTAAAAATCACATTGCCTACACCGTTTTCAGTAGGTCCGATTAACACCTATTTGATCAAGGGGGATATTCTTACCCTTGTCGATACCGGAGTGAAAACGGAAGAAGGGCTTCAATGCTTACAAAATCAATTAAAAAAGTTGGGATACAGATTTCGGGATATCGATCAGGTGCTGCTTACTCATCATCATGTTGACCATTGCGGTTTACTTTCCCATATTCAGGGGGAAACAGATTGTGTTTCTTTGTCTCATCCGCAAGCCATTCCCTACATCACTTGGGACGAGGCATTTCTTCAATGGCATGATCAATTTTTCCTTCATTTTTATCGCCGGCATGGACTGCCGGAACCATATTTAGCCAAAATATCCCATTTTCGAAAATTGATGAATACCTTCACAGAAAAGGCTTGGGTGGATATTCCGTTGATTGATGAGCAGCCGGTACCGGGACATTCTGATTGGAAGGTGATATATACTCCTGGTCATTCCCAA contains:
- a CDS encoding diguanylate cyclase domain-containing protein, whose amino-acid sequence is MKKLKIQIFQQCMLEFAEYLDDVEAVVQFIGSDGEILDQFIHGNCPWFGNPQLNPSISKTEILLEEKDQFYGTIVLYIREELKPRFSAFLEGLARMFAILYMEKKEFESMKIEAKRREMLFQVTQKIHASIDVDEVLLEIINNIRTVYPQFEVDLWLSQDISSSLPVKTFTVNYGESDITGRAYMEGRVICTTDPEEDFCDHGTSLAAPLRGKQGVYGILFMNSDETVYFDKEEINFLALLADVAGSAFENAQLYQQSRHLNRDLQLINNMAQRLNQSLNLTELLQFISDQLLETFRADYTCVMLLDGENLHVRSSSDPSSVGKNLPVSLQVFQRVIKQNDSIILTDVSKDYMEDFKRIADILELHFRSLLAVPIVSDGKRMGAILVLSSRASAFTFDDFKLLQTISQHTALALTNALLHTEVERMVITDHLTGLHARSYLDEQIQLSLMKDPDGTLIMIDIDHFKKVNDTYGHQVGDQVLIQVAEVLQANIRQSDIAARWGGEELAVYLPKVPLEVATTIAERIRLKVMESTDPQVTISSGVAYWSKEAPPTVEVLVNVADRALYEAKRMGRNRVIIANEAAIAMETNHTEKK
- a CDS encoding MBL fold metallo-hydrolase → MAVKMTEVAKGVLKITLPTPFSVGPINTYLIKGDILTLVDTGVKTEEGLQCLQNQLKKLGYRFRDIDQVLLTHHHVDHCGLLSHIQGETDCVSLSHPQAIPYITWDEAFLQWHDQFFLHFYRRHGLPEPYLAKISHFRKLMNTFTEKAWVDIPLIDEQPVPGHSDWKVIYTPGHSQSHLSLYRESDGVLIAGDHIIQHISTNAFIEPPIHPGEDRPLTLIQYRESLQRCLDLPLTKIISGHGPLIESKEVIRRRLTKHEERASHILMLLKDKEMTGFEISTLLFPSIFEKQLPLTMSETIGHLDYLEKEGRVAIEERDGVLYYRAE